DNA from Homo sapiens chromosome 1, GRCh38.p14 Primary Assembly:
TCACAAGGTTGTGCTCTGAAAGCAATCAGTGTGCTTCTGCAGCTCTGCTCCTGCAAAGAGAGCAACCACATTTTCTGCTTTCATCTCCTTCCCAACTCTGCCCGAAAAACAGAAAGCTCTTACTTTGTATACTCATCTAAAAAAGCATATAAAGTCAGTCTTCACTTTGCACAATAGTGCAGGACTACAAAGATGTCCTGCTTGCTGAAACTATGCAAAGTGATCTTAATCATCATTGGGGGAAAATTACAATTGTTCtgtgacctttaaaaaaaattgtccaaaagtccttgaggtgggcagatcacgaggtcatgagatcgagaccatcctggctaacacggtgaaaccccgtctctactaaaaatacaaaaaattagccgggggcagtggcgggcacctgtggtcccagctactcgggaggctgaggcaggagaacagcacgaacccgggaggcggagcttgcagtgagccgagatcgctcattgcactccagcctgggcggcagagcgagactccgcctcaaaaaaaaaaaaaaaaaaaaaaaaaaagtaccaatctggccgggcgcggtggctcacgcctgtaatcccaacactttgggaggccaaggcgggcggatcacaaggtagggagatcgaaaccatcctggctaacatggtgaaaccccgtcactactaaaaatacaaaaaattagccaggcgtggtggcgggtgcctgtagtcccagctactcgggaggctgaggcaggagaatggtgaaaacccaggaggcggggcttgcagtgaaccaagatggcaccactgcactccagtctgggcaacggagcaagactctgtctcaaaaaaaaaaaaaaaaaaaaaaaaaagtatgaatctTTAAGTCTTcgaaacaaaactaaacaatgaaaaaaaaatttgtgtgaaaGTATTAAAAACTCTGTTCAATGcgtaacaaaattaaaatactaaaatttagtAGACTCACTTTAAAACAGTAGAAATATTGAGAATCaagtgttttatttctgtatGAAAAACCATGcttgtcttcttttttcccttctataACTTACGATGAAGAACAAGCATTTTTTCCGTGCCTTGGCAAATTGTCTTTACTCCTTTCTAAGTTTGGATTTAGTTTCAACATTTTATCACTTGATCTTCCAATGTCATTAGATAGCTCCAAGAGTCCCTTTAATGTACAGTTTTTTACTAGTGTCACTCTCTGGAGACATCTTCATCCTTTCCAtctctttcctcatttgtaagtTTGCCTTCACAAGGTTTCTCTGGCTGTATATCTAGTCTCTAGAAGGGCAACAGCATTCACAGTCCAATATCAGCTATTTCATCTACAATTCCATTTGCATTGCACTCAAATTTTACTTCCAGcctcaccatttaaaaaatattttttttttcttttgagacaggttctcactctatcacccaggctggtgtacagtggcacaaacatagctcactgcagcctcaaactcccaggctcaagagattctcccacctcagcctcctcagtagctgggacaagtGCATACCACCAATACCTGGccaatctaaaaaaaattttactctatttttttttgagatggagtcttgctctgtcgcccaggctggagtgcagtggcgcgatctcggctcactgcaagctccgcctcctgggttcatgccattctcctgcctcagcctcccgagtagctgggactacaggcgcccgccaccacacctggctaattttttgtatttttagtagagacagggtttcaccgtgttagccgggatggtctcgatctcctgacctcgtgatccgcccacctcggcctcccaaagtgctgggattacaggcgtgagtcaccgtgccctatcactttttgtttctttggtgtACATTAATCCTTGGTGGTCAATTCCCTCTCAGGTATCTACTTCTATAAAATGCATGAGGAGTTTATTGCTAAAGACAAAGAGGCAACACAACTACAcactttgctgtgtgtgtgtgtgaaatgaaTAACTGATGCAGTGACTGATCTTGGGACAGACTTTGAAAGAAGTGATGGTCACTAGTCTTCGTGCATCTGTCATTTATGAAGTGATTTGTGGACTAAAGAGCTAGCAGCGACTGTTTCTACTTTACGCATCTACTCAGTTATTACTTTGGTAACTGAAATGTGAACATTGTTGAGAAACTTATTTAATTACATCATGATAACTGAATTCATGCATATTAGAATCTGTATTGGGGACTCCTAGGTTCCTACTTATTTTTCAATTGATgggattgtatttattttaaagcaatatgaaggaggctgagtgcagtggctcatacctgtagtcccagcactttgtgaggccaaggcaggattgcttaagcccagaagtttgagaccagcctaggcaatagagcaagaccctgtccctacaataaataaataaataaataaataaataaataaataaataaataaaaacacctagccaggcatagtggcatgcacttgtagtcccagctacttgggaggctgaggcaggaggattgcttgagccaaggagtttgaggatacagtgagctatgatcacatcactgtaatccagcatgggcaatagagtgagaccctgtctatacaaaaagaaaaagaaggcataaTGCTACCTGCACCTTGATCACCCTTTATTTTGAGGGTTGGAATGATAGAAGTGATGTAAATGAGTTCTACAGAGGATATTTCTAAAACTAAGGAAAGTGAGTCCATATGTAAATCTTTGCTctgtaataaaaaagagaaaaaaacaagaagtaaAAGAGGGGGGACATAGTTTTCAAGAAAGCCTTTAGAGGTATGTTGTTATTAAAAACTTACTTTTGGCTTTATCAATGTGAAATGTTGTTAACCTGTGCTTTCTTTTGTGAAACTCTCAATATTTACTTGCATAATTCAAAGTCTCAAACTGCTTCTGAGCCTGTTACACATTATCCCCATTCAATAATATGGCATGAATTATGAAAGAGGacagagtaaatatttttgtcttcttgataTGACCTGTGTGACCAGTTTTGTTAGTTGAAATTAGTTTACAAAAACTAAATTCTCTTTGTTCTACATTACAATCTTAGTATTATATGAATCCAGAAATATCCTTTTCATGTGCCAATAATGCtacaagaaaatgtgaaaataaattattctttctgcTAAAGATACTATATAGCTCTCAGGCATTtctaacttctttaaaaataaagtatgattTCTAAACTGGAAtggagagagaaggggcaggtaaAATGGTTTACCACCCTATCAACACAGAGTAAAGCCCAACAATTAATGTGGCCTGCCTACTCAATGTACCACCTACGCAGAGCTTCCGCTTATGTATGAACAACCAAGGCTTGCCAGATATTAAGGAAAGAAACCCCAGCAAAACAATCCTAATCAAAGGAATATGAGAGGATTATCAGATTATCGGATTATATTAGGATaatgttctaagtgttttacattgATTAACCGAATACTGACAGGAACCCAATGAGGTAGATACATCTACATTATGCTAGAGATGAcaaggcaaataaaaattaaattccctACGGTCAAACAGCAAGTAAGCAACACAGCCAGGCCCCAGAATCCACGCTTCTTAGCTTCTACAATACTCTACTGCTCAAACACGGGAAAGAGGAGATCAAAATGCATGGGCTGCAGAAACAGAATGAAGGGAACAGAGGGAAActttatcaaaaaaattaaaactataatcatATTCTGAGAGATATAAGATACTGCATCTAGAGGATAAGagtaaaatgatatgaaaaatgaCCAAATAGAGAATAAGAAACTCTTGGGggataaatgaaatgaaagctAAACTTCATATTCAATAAAAtgattttaggccgggcatggtggctcacgcctgtaatcccagcactttgggaggaagaggcaggtggatcacttgatgtcaggagtttgagaccagcctggccaacgtggtgaaaccctgtctctactaaaaatacaaaaattagctgggtgtggtggcgcacgcctgtaatcccagctactcaggaggcttaggcagaatcacttgaacctgggaagtggaggttgcagtgagccaagattgtatcactgcactccagcctgggcgatggagtgagactgtgtctcaaaaaaaaaaaaaaaaaaaaaaaaagattttaaaaaacaaaaatatatctcCCCCCAAAAGTAGAactgaaataaaacttaaaaacagtgCCTGCgaaattctaaaattctaagGAGGAAATTCCTATCAGCCCAAATTAAAGGCAATTTCAGAAATGCAAGGAGATAAAAAGTTTACCTCTCATCTTCCCTTTCTTAGTAAGATACCAAAAAATGGTACACAGCAAAAGAAGGCATATGCTAAGATGGGAAAACATGGGATTCTGGAAATAATGGTGCCAACTTAAACGGTCTAGAAAAAAGGTGACAGTTGTGTGGCATAACTAGGTTGTaggagaaaaattataaagtggGTAAAATGACAAAGCATCTGGAAAGAACTAAGAATATAGAAGGAAAATTAGGCAAGCAGAAGAATGTAAGGTGAAGGTTAACTGGAGGAAAAACCAAAAGCTGTACCACAAAGAAaatcacggtggctcacacctgtaaaataTGGGCATTGAGCTTTACAGGGATTGATCGTAATATAACTATTTAGAAGGATGAGACAAAGGAAATGAGAAGGTGTCAGTTAAATCATTATTTATCATAAAATGAAGGCAATTTGAACTCAATGTCTAAATTATCAATAGATAGCAATGGAAAGTAACTTCTCAATCTTTTAGTCTAGACTATTTAACCAAAGGTATGTGttcctttaataatttttctttagtttattgAAAGAAATGTTTACAACATGACACCAACAGAAGGGATCAAAGTGTGTCGTGAAATTGCGagtcttcattcctttttcttggtTCTTTGTATTCAAAGATGCTATTTAGTGTGTTCTGTTCTTCATCTTCTCTCTTGTTCGTTTTCCAGGTCTCTTCTACAGAAAAAGACATACCACATCTGGTCACATAGCAGCTTGCCTTCTGCCCCAGGGTGAGGAcgaacagaactgaagggagagggcagggttgggagtgggaggggaggcTGAGCCTGCTCCTCACCCGGGCACCTGGGCTCACTTACATTTGACCCTTTCTTGCCAGGCCTCTTGAGGCCTCTGCCATGAGCTGTCTTGGCCCGGAAGCTAGATACATCATCATAGCTCTCCCGAGTGTTCCACTTTGAGCCTTTCTTCTTTCCACCAAAACCAAACTTCTGGTTTTTATACCGTCGTTTAGCACTGGGCCTGGAAAAGAATGGTCCTAGACATCACTACAGCACTGTAAAGCCTGATGAACCTGATGGCCCAGCAATGCTCTCAGTTTCCTTTCTATAAGCAAAGCCCCTTAGGCACGTCTGTAACCCAGAATCTCATCCTTGGCCCCACAATCCTATGCTACAGCCTCTCTAGACAAACTCATCTAGCTCACCTATTTACAGTTTTGACCACCAGGGcaggaaaataaagcaagaagcaGGGAAGGCTCTACATATATTACATGGCTTCCTGCTGTCTTTAGAAAGCTTTCTATTTTAACCAAATCTTATTAAATCACCCTCAGTTGTGTCTATTCCTCTCAAGGGTAAATACATGCAGTTAACATCCAAATGTAATATGTTACATTTGTAACATTCAAATGTAATGTAATGAATACGTTCAAATGTAAACATTCAAATGTAATTATAGGCATTCAAATAACATtcaaatggaataacattcaaATGTAAAACTGGTCATCCAATAGGAATCTTGAATTCAGCATCTCCAAATTCACATCATCTCCTGGACTGGCTCTGCTTCCTGTACATATGCCCTCACTTGAGGCTGGCGCTGCTCCCACCAACCCAGACACACAGGCTAAACATGTGGGAGTCAGCCTTGGTTCTTCTCTCACTCTTTATACCCAATTCAATTACTGAGTCCTGCTCATTTCACCTCTTAAATGTTTCTTCAATCCTTATCTCGACTTTTGCAATAGTACCCTTGTCAATTTCCCAGCTTCCCTCAAGTCTGTCACTTATACAAAATCCActgtgatctttttaaaaacatgaatataaCCTGCTCATTACTGTTAGTACAACCTACAACCTAGTCTCTCCACTGCCTTCTGACAAAGCCCAAGCTCCTCAACAAGGCAAACCCACAGCCCAGGTCCCCCCAAACACATTGCACCCCTCCTTGCTTTGCACTGTATTCCCAGTGACACCAAGGGCTTACTGTTCCTCACAAAACCCTGAGGTTTCACATCTCGATGGCTTTGCTCGTTCAAGCTCTTACTTCTTCCCAAACCCAGCTTCTCTTCTATTCTCGTGGTTAATTCCTACTCATGCTTCAAGCAATGCTCAAGTCGAACGCTCCTCCAGAAATCCACCCCAGACCCTGTCAGGTATTTATAAAAGCTGACTCAGTACTAATCCCCAAATGCCTCTATCATAGCACTTACTATCTTACATGGAAATTATCATTTCCCCTAGGCCTGGTATCCAGGTATGCAAAAAAGCAGACTAGAAAAAACAATGAGAGCCCACATTCTCTCTTTCAGTCTTCATACTATGAGGCAGACACTATTTCCTCAACTTAGCAGATGAGGCAATTAGCATTTAGAAAGGCATGGTAACTCGTTCAAAACTGCCCTCCTACTGAGTGGTAGAGTCGGGATCTGAACCCTAGGTCTGAACTCTCAACCATCGCACTGTGTGATGGGGAATCAACTTTACTCAGCATTCACTTAAAGGGTGCCACATACTTAAAAGTACCTTCTTaggatgggtgcagtggttcacacctataatcccagcactttgggaggctgaggtgagtgaatcacttgaggccaggagttcacaaccagcctggccaacatggtgaaaccctgtctctactacaaatacaaaaattagctgggtgtgatggcaggcacctgtagttccagctactcaggaggctgaggcacagaattacttgagcccaggtggcagaggttgcagtgagccaagactgtaccagtgcactgtagcctgagtgacagaatgagactgtccaaaaaaaaaagaagtttaaaaagtgCCTTCTTTTACTCTTCAAAGACTGACATGGCTAAAAGGGCCCATCACACAGTCATAGGGGTCCTGGCCCCAGGCAGCAGCTGCACTCTCTGGACTCTATGGCTGCGCCGGTGGAGGTGCTATGTCTGCCATACTCGTGACCTGTGGCCCCATCGCACCTCACAGAACCAAAGAAACCATGCCAAAACCCTTCTCACCCCTTCCTCATCTGCTGGCCTTTGGCTCCTGCCTTCTTGCGCTGTGCCAGAGGTTTCTGATCTCCCTCAAGGAAATCCAGTTTATCAGAGAAGCCTGTAAGTGAAGAAGTAGTTTTGATCAGCACCattgtattttaagaataaaagttTAAACCACCATATGAGGCTGTTATTTGCTACACTGATTTTAAGAGTCACATCCTGCTCTCCAACACCATTCCCAAAACTTTGATCCGACAGGTCCACATCAACCAAGAAGGCTCCAAAGCACTAAGTGTTCAAATCAACTCTAAAGTACCTGCTACCCTCGTTCCCCTATTAGAGATGTACCAACCTTTCTGATATTTCTTAATAGCATTCATCATATGGGCTTTCTCCTGCTGCCTCTTCTGAAGAACCTCCGTTTGCACCTGTGATATGAACACAAGGACCGTTACAGCCATTCCATACCATTACTCCAGTGTCTACATTGTCTTAATAGCAACACCATGATTAATACCACTACCCTCTGACATTTACTACGTGCCAAAAACTGTGTTAGGGACTCTAAGTATATTCTCAGATCTAGGTATATTCTTCATAGATGAAGATATATCTGTCTCATAACAATCCAGTGAAGTTGAAATTTGTGTTATCCCCTAAACTGAAGCACAGGGAAGTTAACTTGCCCAAGTCGCACAGTGAAAAAATGCACAGCCAAGATGACCCAGGCTGTTTGACTCCAAAGCCAGCACTCACCCTATTATACAATCCTGCCTACAAAACTGAAGTAAATCATGTTTAAGACTACATCGATTTTTCGCATCACATTTGGACAGATTAATTATCTAACTCACTGTTACTAGGCATGAAAGTaccaaaaggaagagaaaaaaacaatgtccccaggtaaagaaaagaaaaaagtttgaaggATAAAAGGAGACACTTTATAATACTCTAACAGAGGGTTTCTCAATCTTGATACTGCTACAGTGTGGAGAGAATAATTCTTTGCTGGGGGGTAGGGGCCTGTCCTACACTGTAGGATATTTAGCGGCACCCCTGCcctctacctactagatgccagtagtaccCTCCCTCCCAAATTTGACAACTAAAAATATCTCCAGGCagtcacagaaaactcttggggAGCAAATTCACCCCCAGTTAACAAACTCTTCCCCAGTGTTTCCTTAAATTAGGAACAGTGAACTAATAGGCCCAAGTGAGTTTGTCTTTGCTTTTGGTAACTTTGGCTATGTTAAATTAATTACTGGTGTCTTTGAGAGAATCTCAGCCATCCACCTCCagatcaaagaaataataaatccgCAGCAGGCCTTTTGTAGAGGACAGGATCCCAGCCTATtcctactttgctgagaatgTATCAGTGAAATGACTCCAAACGTGGACAAGAGTTCTGCAGCCCAGATCACAAGTGCTTATGTCCAAATGTTGACGAAGTCTTAACACCCACACCAATCTTCCTCACATTCATTTCTTCCCACAATCCTAACTTTAAAATCTGTCATCTTCTTTCTTAGATGaccatgaaataaaaaaggaaaaccaagaaaAGTTTTAGGGTATGCCTGATCTGGTGTTACATTAGAACTCAGACATTCATAGTTCAAACACGCAGGCAATCTTTCAGATTGGATGACAATCATTATGATAATTTCTTCAGGTACGTGATTATCACATAGATCAGTGAATCCCAAACCAGGATGCatttcagaatcacctggaaagctttTGGGGAAGAGGGGAAAACAGGCACAGATTCCTGGGGATTCTGAAGTCTAGAATTCTGTTTTGAAAAATTTCCCCTGGTGATTTTGCTATAAGGTCAGGTTTGGAAACCACTCATCTGGACCCAGTGTACAGATGTGAAAACTAACGCCCAGAGAGGTGATTGGCTCACCTGCAGTCACCATACTACTCCTGGGGAACCACTCATGTCCAGGCAAGATTGTGCTCATGAATACCAGCACATACACTGAGAGACGGTAAATACATGATCAACACACAGTTCCGTTCAGTTCAGGGGACCAAGTCAGACCACGGCAATCTCATCTAACACACACTCCGCCTCTTCCTGTTCCCTGCACACTTTTCTTCTCACCTTCTTCCCGTATTTCCTAAGTGCTCGCAGTTGCTTAGCTTTTTCAGACCTCTCCATGGCAGCCTGTTTAGTCTGCAGCTTCTGTCGAATCTACAACACAAAATGCTGTCAGTTCATGTCATTTGAATCTGGAATGACCACTACTTAGGATTCGCTAGAGCAGGGAACAGATATTCCCTGTTCTTTAAACTGCGGAACTTATAAATCATCAGTTCCAACCCCTGAGGACAATGGGGCCCACAGGCTGAGCACTTTACCAAAAGTGCCAGAGTGAAGCCAGAGATTGAAAGTCACCTTCCCGCTCCCAGTGTGCTGTCTGTTTCATTATACAAACTGCCTATTTGTAGCCCAGGAAAGAAGACAAACTTCTCCCCATTTCTACTGTCAGTAGACTGAGGCTGGAAACCAGTATGCGGCCTCAGTGTCCTTTTCTAGTATACCACATACACAATAAAAACCCAGGCAGATACCAGGTGCCTAGCCTTTTCAGTCAAACATACACATTTTAGTTAAAGGATGAGAAGTTGTCAGTGAGAATTTGTACAGAGTTCACAGTAAGAAGGTGAACTACTACCACGACAAAAGCTCCCTAAAATCCAGCTTGAGACCCCAGGGTACTATTTAAATATACTTATCCCTCAGTATCCATAGAGGATTAGTTCTAGGACCCACTACAGAtatcaaaatccacagatgctcaagtcctttatataaaaatggtgcagcatttgcatataacctacactcGCCTCCAGTATCCTTTAAAGTCAGAGGACCTCAACTCCCAGGCCACAGACCGCTACGAACCCACTATGaatctgtggcctgttaggaaccaggccgcacagcagaaAGTGAGTGACAggcaagcaagcattaccacctgagctccacctcctgtcagattgGTGGTGGCGTtaaattctcataggagtgcgaacTCTACTGTGAACTATGCATGGAACTATGCATGCAAAGGATCTAGGTTgcctgctccttatgagaatctaatgcctgatgatctgagatggaacggTTTCATCCCAAAACTATCCCCTCCCCAAGTTCATGAAAAAATTGTCATCCACGAAACTAGTCTCTAGTGCCAGACCGCTTCTTTA
Protein-coding regions in this window:
- the EBNA1BP2 gene encoding putative rRNA-processing protein EBP2 isoform X1; the encoded protein is MDTPPLSDSESESDESLVTDRELQDAFSRGLLKPGLNVVLEGPKKAVNDVNGLKQCLAEFKRDLEWVERLDVTLGPVPEIGGSEAPAPQNKDQKAVDPEDDFQREMSFYRQAQAAVLAVLPRLHQLKVPTKRPTDYFAEMAKSDLQMQKIRQKLQTKQAAMERSEKAKQLRALRKYGKKVQTEVLQKRQQEKAHMMNAIKKYQKGFSDKLDFLEGDQKPLAQRKKAGAKGQQMRKGPSAKRRYKNQKFGFGGKKKGSKWNTRESYDDVSSFRAKTAHGRGLKRPGKKGSNKRPGKRTREKMKNRTH